The following coding sequences lie in one Takifugu flavidus isolate HTHZ2018 chromosome 4, ASM371156v2, whole genome shotgun sequence genomic window:
- the LOC130523573 gene encoding RIPOR family member 3-like isoform X5, which yields MEGRSLQRRRVSLECVCFQAASVQSSFRSKTRTGHRSARMHPWSSREDRAVWPLQLHDVDTVFQVLLRGLREILESQQGEMDFLVSQQRDTKRDSRLAFIYDLEKEIRALERAIRRVEFQLSKVEELYELYCLQWRLCQGVVNMKKAFARSPPTRACRESLLELNRSHRHSLQDISEMERELEILLGELHIKMKGLIGFARLCPGDQYEVTVQLGRQRWRIRGRIKSDDTQSWEEEHMVFLPHIHRNFEIKVMELKGLSWLLVGMVTCASADFFVSKPQLMLVDITELGTIKLQLEIAWNPFDSGEKMKRLSLSRLSVSARRNPLHGRTAGHSPSFTEKYFLSMARRLQEVEGISAAVESASRHDTGGVSPLSYPFNIPDATFLSSNNPQNATRSSTSDVLRKNQAGEPGPGTHNTDQDADVTRPAAASPSPPAAPPETSVGQHRARPSGSGPRYQSSVTCFPASPAPSRSYELCGTTFCTWRLF from the exons atggagggaagaagCCTCCAGAGACGAAGGGTTTCACTCGAGTGCGTCTGCTTTCAGGCCGCGTCTGTTCAGAGCTCTTTTCGCTCCAAAACCAGGACGGGACACAGATCTGCCAGGATGCACCCgtggtccagcagggaggaCCGAGCCGTctggcctctgcagctccatgaCGTTGACACGGTTTTCCAGGTGCTGCTCAGAGGTCTGAG GGAGATCCTGGAGAGTCAGCAGGGAGAGATGGACTTCTTAGTGTCACAGCAGAGGGACACCAAGCGGGACTCCAGGCTG GCCTTCATTTATGATCTGGAAAAG GAGATACGAGCGCTGGAACGAGCCATTCGAAGAGTGGAATTTCAGCTCAGTAAG GTGGAAGAGCTTTACGAGCTGTATTGTCTTCAGTGGCGGCTGTGCCAGGGGGTGGTCAACATGAAGAAGGCCTTCGCCAGGTCTCCGCCCACCAGAGCCTGCAGAGAAAGCCTGCTGGAGCTGAACCGCAGCCACAGACACAGCCTCCAG GACAtatcagaaatggaaagagagTTGGAGATCCTGCTTGGAGAGCTCCATATCAAAATGAAAG GCCTGATCGGTTTTGCACGTCTTTGTCCCGGAGACCAATATGAG GTGACCGTGCAGCTGGGACGCCAGCGATGGAGGATCAGAGGAAGGATCAAGTCAGACGACACCCAGTCCTGGGAGGAAGAACACATGGTTTTCCTTCCCCATATCCACCGCAACTTTGAGATCAAG gtgaTGGAATTGAAGGGTCTGAGCTGGCTTCTGGTTGGCATGGTGACGTGCGCCAGTGCAGACTTCTTTGTGTCAAAGCCGCAGCTGATGTTGGTGGACATCACAGAGCTGGGAACCATCAAACTACAGCTGGAAATCGCTTGGAA TCCCTTTGACAGCGGCGAAAAGATGAAGCGGCTGTCGCTCAGTCGGCTCTCGGTGTCCGCCAGAAGGAATCCGCTTCACGGCCGGACAGCAGGACACAGCCCCTCTTTCACTGAAAAGTACTTTCTG TCAATGGCACGTCGGCTGCAGGAGGTTGAAGGTATCTCAGCAGCTGTGGAGTCTGCGAGCCGTCACGATACCGGAGGTGTGTCTCCGCTCAGCTACCCCTTCAACATCCCAGACGCCACCTTTCTGTCCAGCAACAACCCTCAGAACGCCACCAG GTCCAGCACATCTGATGTTCTCAGAAAGAACCAGGCAGGAGAACCGGGACCCGGGACACATAATACAGATCAAGATGCGGATGTTACACGG cctgctgcagcctcgccctcgcctcctgctgcccctccgGAGACCAGCGTTGGCCAGCACAGGGCCCGGCCCTCAGGATCGGGGCCCAGATATCAGAGCTCAGTAACCTGCTTCCCAGCCAGCCCTGCTCCGAGCAGGAGCTACGAGCTCTGCGGCACAACCTTTTGCACCTGGCGACTATTCTGA
- the LOC130523573 gene encoding RIPOR family member 3-like isoform X1: MEGRSLQRRRVSLECVCFQAASVQSSFRSKTRTGHRSARMHPWSSREDRAVWPLQLHDVDTVFQVLLRGLREILESQQGEMDFLVSQQRDTKRDSRLAFIYDLEKEIRALERAIRRVEFQLSKVEELYELYCLQWRLCQGVVNMKKAFARSPPTRACRESLLELNRSHRHSLQDISEMERELEILLGELHIKMKGLIGFARLCPGDQYEVTVQLGRQRWRIRGRIKSDDTQSWEEEHMVFLPHIHRNFEIKVMELKGLSWLLVGMVTCASADFFVSKPQLMLVDITELGTIKLQLEIAWNPFDSGEKMKRLSLSRLSVSARRNPLHGRTAGHSPSFTEKYFLSMARRLQEVEGISAAVESASRHDTGGVSPLSYPFNIPDATFLSSNNPQNATRFCKSSTSDVLRKNQAGEPGPGTHNTDQDADVTRDSSEFEPHSFPALPTVTIQPAAASPSPPAAPPETSVGQHRARPSGSGPRYQSSVTCFPASPAPSRSYELCGTTFCTWRLF, translated from the exons atggagggaagaagCCTCCAGAGACGAAGGGTTTCACTCGAGTGCGTCTGCTTTCAGGCCGCGTCTGTTCAGAGCTCTTTTCGCTCCAAAACCAGGACGGGACACAGATCTGCCAGGATGCACCCgtggtccagcagggaggaCCGAGCCGTctggcctctgcagctccatgaCGTTGACACGGTTTTCCAGGTGCTGCTCAGAGGTCTGAG GGAGATCCTGGAGAGTCAGCAGGGAGAGATGGACTTCTTAGTGTCACAGCAGAGGGACACCAAGCGGGACTCCAGGCTG GCCTTCATTTATGATCTGGAAAAG GAGATACGAGCGCTGGAACGAGCCATTCGAAGAGTGGAATTTCAGCTCAGTAAG GTGGAAGAGCTTTACGAGCTGTATTGTCTTCAGTGGCGGCTGTGCCAGGGGGTGGTCAACATGAAGAAGGCCTTCGCCAGGTCTCCGCCCACCAGAGCCTGCAGAGAAAGCCTGCTGGAGCTGAACCGCAGCCACAGACACAGCCTCCAG GACAtatcagaaatggaaagagagTTGGAGATCCTGCTTGGAGAGCTCCATATCAAAATGAAAG GCCTGATCGGTTTTGCACGTCTTTGTCCCGGAGACCAATATGAG GTGACCGTGCAGCTGGGACGCCAGCGATGGAGGATCAGAGGAAGGATCAAGTCAGACGACACCCAGTCCTGGGAGGAAGAACACATGGTTTTCCTTCCCCATATCCACCGCAACTTTGAGATCAAG gtgaTGGAATTGAAGGGTCTGAGCTGGCTTCTGGTTGGCATGGTGACGTGCGCCAGTGCAGACTTCTTTGTGTCAAAGCCGCAGCTGATGTTGGTGGACATCACAGAGCTGGGAACCATCAAACTACAGCTGGAAATCGCTTGGAA TCCCTTTGACAGCGGCGAAAAGATGAAGCGGCTGTCGCTCAGTCGGCTCTCGGTGTCCGCCAGAAGGAATCCGCTTCACGGCCGGACAGCAGGACACAGCCCCTCTTTCACTGAAAAGTACTTTCTG TCAATGGCACGTCGGCTGCAGGAGGTTGAAGGTATCTCAGCAGCTGTGGAGTCTGCGAGCCGTCACGATACCGGAGGTGTGTCTCCGCTCAGCTACCCCTTCAACATCCCAGACGCCACCTTTCTGTCCAGCAACAACCCTCAGAACGCCACCAGGTTTTGCAA GTCCAGCACATCTGATGTTCTCAGAAAGAACCAGGCAGGAGAACCGGGACCCGGGACACATAATACAGATCAAGATGCGGATGTTACACGG GACTCCTCAGAATTTGAGCCACATTCCTTCCCTGCCTTGCCCACTGTGACTattcagcctgctgcagcctcgccctcgcctcctgctgcccctccgGAGACCAGCGTTGGCCAGCACAGGGCCCGGCCCTCAGGATCGGGGCCCAGATATCAGAGCTCAGTAACCTGCTTCCCAGCCAGCCCTGCTCCGAGCAGGAGCTACGAGCTCTGCGGCACAACCTTTTGCACCTGGCGACTATTCTGA
- the LOC130523573 gene encoding RIPOR family member 3-like isoform X4 has translation MEGRSLQRRRVSLECVCFQAASVQSSFRSKTRTGHRSARMHPWSSREDRAVWPLQLHDVDTVFQVLLRGLREILESQQGEMDFLVSQQRDTKRDSRLAFIYDLEKEIRALERAIRRVEFQLSKVEELYELYCLQWRLCQGVVNMKKAFARSPPTRACRESLLELNRSHRHSLQDISEMERELEILLGELHIKMKGLIGFARLCPGDQYEVTVQLGRQRWRIRGRIKSDDTQSWEEEHMVFLPHIHRNFEIKVMELKGLSWLLVGMVTCASADFFVSKPQLMLVDITELGTIKLQLEIAWNPFDSGEKMKRLSLSRLSVSARRNPLHGRTAGHSPSFTEKYFLSMARRLQEVEGISAAVESASRHDTGGVSPLSYPFNIPDATFLSSNNPQNATRFCKSSTSDVLRKNQAGEPGPGTHNTDQDADVTRPAAASPSPPAAPPETSVGQHRARPSGSGPRYQSSVTCFPASPAPSRSYELCGTTFCTWRLF, from the exons atggagggaagaagCCTCCAGAGACGAAGGGTTTCACTCGAGTGCGTCTGCTTTCAGGCCGCGTCTGTTCAGAGCTCTTTTCGCTCCAAAACCAGGACGGGACACAGATCTGCCAGGATGCACCCgtggtccagcagggaggaCCGAGCCGTctggcctctgcagctccatgaCGTTGACACGGTTTTCCAGGTGCTGCTCAGAGGTCTGAG GGAGATCCTGGAGAGTCAGCAGGGAGAGATGGACTTCTTAGTGTCACAGCAGAGGGACACCAAGCGGGACTCCAGGCTG GCCTTCATTTATGATCTGGAAAAG GAGATACGAGCGCTGGAACGAGCCATTCGAAGAGTGGAATTTCAGCTCAGTAAG GTGGAAGAGCTTTACGAGCTGTATTGTCTTCAGTGGCGGCTGTGCCAGGGGGTGGTCAACATGAAGAAGGCCTTCGCCAGGTCTCCGCCCACCAGAGCCTGCAGAGAAAGCCTGCTGGAGCTGAACCGCAGCCACAGACACAGCCTCCAG GACAtatcagaaatggaaagagagTTGGAGATCCTGCTTGGAGAGCTCCATATCAAAATGAAAG GCCTGATCGGTTTTGCACGTCTTTGTCCCGGAGACCAATATGAG GTGACCGTGCAGCTGGGACGCCAGCGATGGAGGATCAGAGGAAGGATCAAGTCAGACGACACCCAGTCCTGGGAGGAAGAACACATGGTTTTCCTTCCCCATATCCACCGCAACTTTGAGATCAAG gtgaTGGAATTGAAGGGTCTGAGCTGGCTTCTGGTTGGCATGGTGACGTGCGCCAGTGCAGACTTCTTTGTGTCAAAGCCGCAGCTGATGTTGGTGGACATCACAGAGCTGGGAACCATCAAACTACAGCTGGAAATCGCTTGGAA TCCCTTTGACAGCGGCGAAAAGATGAAGCGGCTGTCGCTCAGTCGGCTCTCGGTGTCCGCCAGAAGGAATCCGCTTCACGGCCGGACAGCAGGACACAGCCCCTCTTTCACTGAAAAGTACTTTCTG TCAATGGCACGTCGGCTGCAGGAGGTTGAAGGTATCTCAGCAGCTGTGGAGTCTGCGAGCCGTCACGATACCGGAGGTGTGTCTCCGCTCAGCTACCCCTTCAACATCCCAGACGCCACCTTTCTGTCCAGCAACAACCCTCAGAACGCCACCAGGTTTTGCAA GTCCAGCACATCTGATGTTCTCAGAAAGAACCAGGCAGGAGAACCGGGACCCGGGACACATAATACAGATCAAGATGCGGATGTTACACGG cctgctgcagcctcgccctcgcctcctgctgcccctccgGAGACCAGCGTTGGCCAGCACAGGGCCCGGCCCTCAGGATCGGGGCCCAGATATCAGAGCTCAGTAACCTGCTTCCCAGCCAGCCCTGCTCCGAGCAGGAGCTACGAGCTCTGCGGCACAACCTTTTGCACCTGGCGACTATTCTGA
- the LOC130523573 gene encoding RIPOR family member 3-like isoform X8 — protein sequence MEGRSLQRRRVSLECVCFQAASVQSSFRSKTRTGHRSARMHPWSSREDRAVWPLQLHDVDTVFQVLLRGLREILESQQGEMDFLVSQQRDTKRDSRLAFIYDLEKEIRALERAIRRVEFQLSKVEELYELYCLQWRLCQGVVNMKKAFARSPPTRACRESLLELNRSHRHSLQDISEMERELEILLGELHIKMKGLIGFARLCPGDQYEVTVQLGRQRWRIRGRIKSDDTQSWEEEHMVFLPHIHRNFEIKVMELKGLSWLLVGMVTCASADFFVSKPQLMLVDITELGTIKLQLEIAWNPFDSGEKMKRLSLSRLSVSARRNPLHGRTAGHSPSFTEKYFLPAAASPSPPAAPPETSVGQHRARPSGSGPRYQSSVTCFPASPAPSRSYELCGTTFCTWRLF from the exons atggagggaagaagCCTCCAGAGACGAAGGGTTTCACTCGAGTGCGTCTGCTTTCAGGCCGCGTCTGTTCAGAGCTCTTTTCGCTCCAAAACCAGGACGGGACACAGATCTGCCAGGATGCACCCgtggtccagcagggaggaCCGAGCCGTctggcctctgcagctccatgaCGTTGACACGGTTTTCCAGGTGCTGCTCAGAGGTCTGAG GGAGATCCTGGAGAGTCAGCAGGGAGAGATGGACTTCTTAGTGTCACAGCAGAGGGACACCAAGCGGGACTCCAGGCTG GCCTTCATTTATGATCTGGAAAAG GAGATACGAGCGCTGGAACGAGCCATTCGAAGAGTGGAATTTCAGCTCAGTAAG GTGGAAGAGCTTTACGAGCTGTATTGTCTTCAGTGGCGGCTGTGCCAGGGGGTGGTCAACATGAAGAAGGCCTTCGCCAGGTCTCCGCCCACCAGAGCCTGCAGAGAAAGCCTGCTGGAGCTGAACCGCAGCCACAGACACAGCCTCCAG GACAtatcagaaatggaaagagagTTGGAGATCCTGCTTGGAGAGCTCCATATCAAAATGAAAG GCCTGATCGGTTTTGCACGTCTTTGTCCCGGAGACCAATATGAG GTGACCGTGCAGCTGGGACGCCAGCGATGGAGGATCAGAGGAAGGATCAAGTCAGACGACACCCAGTCCTGGGAGGAAGAACACATGGTTTTCCTTCCCCATATCCACCGCAACTTTGAGATCAAG gtgaTGGAATTGAAGGGTCTGAGCTGGCTTCTGGTTGGCATGGTGACGTGCGCCAGTGCAGACTTCTTTGTGTCAAAGCCGCAGCTGATGTTGGTGGACATCACAGAGCTGGGAACCATCAAACTACAGCTGGAAATCGCTTGGAA TCCCTTTGACAGCGGCGAAAAGATGAAGCGGCTGTCGCTCAGTCGGCTCTCGGTGTCCGCCAGAAGGAATCCGCTTCACGGCCGGACAGCAGGACACAGCCCCTCTTTCACTGAAAAGTACTTTCTG cctgctgcagcctcgccctcgcctcctgctgcccctccgGAGACCAGCGTTGGCCAGCACAGGGCCCGGCCCTCAGGATCGGGGCCCAGATATCAGAGCTCAGTAACCTGCTTCCCAGCCAGCCCTGCTCCGAGCAGGAGCTACGAGCTCTGCGGCACAACCTTTTGCACCTGGCGACTATTCTGA
- the LOC130523573 gene encoding RIPOR family member 3-like isoform X7, protein MEGRSLQRRRVSLECVCFQAASVQSSFRSKTRTGHRSARMHPWSSREDRAVWPLQLHDVDTVFQVLLRGLREILESQQGEMDFLVSQQRDTKRDSRLAFIYDLEKEIRALERAIRRVEFQLSKVEELYELYCLQWRLCQGVVNMKKAFARSPPTRACRESLLELNRSHRHSLQDISEMERELEILLGELHIKMKGLIGFARLCPGDQYEVTVQLGRQRWRIRGRIKSDDTQSWEEEHMVFLPHIHRNFEIKVMELKGLSWLLVGMVTCASADFFVSKPQLMLVDITELGTIKLQLEIAWNPFDSGEKMKRLSLSRLSVSARRNPLHGRTAGHSPSFTEKYFLDSSEFEPHSFPALPTVTIQPAAASPSPPAAPPETSVGQHRARPSGSGPRYQSSVTCFPASPAPSRSYELCGTTFCTWRLF, encoded by the exons atggagggaagaagCCTCCAGAGACGAAGGGTTTCACTCGAGTGCGTCTGCTTTCAGGCCGCGTCTGTTCAGAGCTCTTTTCGCTCCAAAACCAGGACGGGACACAGATCTGCCAGGATGCACCCgtggtccagcagggaggaCCGAGCCGTctggcctctgcagctccatgaCGTTGACACGGTTTTCCAGGTGCTGCTCAGAGGTCTGAG GGAGATCCTGGAGAGTCAGCAGGGAGAGATGGACTTCTTAGTGTCACAGCAGAGGGACACCAAGCGGGACTCCAGGCTG GCCTTCATTTATGATCTGGAAAAG GAGATACGAGCGCTGGAACGAGCCATTCGAAGAGTGGAATTTCAGCTCAGTAAG GTGGAAGAGCTTTACGAGCTGTATTGTCTTCAGTGGCGGCTGTGCCAGGGGGTGGTCAACATGAAGAAGGCCTTCGCCAGGTCTCCGCCCACCAGAGCCTGCAGAGAAAGCCTGCTGGAGCTGAACCGCAGCCACAGACACAGCCTCCAG GACAtatcagaaatggaaagagagTTGGAGATCCTGCTTGGAGAGCTCCATATCAAAATGAAAG GCCTGATCGGTTTTGCACGTCTTTGTCCCGGAGACCAATATGAG GTGACCGTGCAGCTGGGACGCCAGCGATGGAGGATCAGAGGAAGGATCAAGTCAGACGACACCCAGTCCTGGGAGGAAGAACACATGGTTTTCCTTCCCCATATCCACCGCAACTTTGAGATCAAG gtgaTGGAATTGAAGGGTCTGAGCTGGCTTCTGGTTGGCATGGTGACGTGCGCCAGTGCAGACTTCTTTGTGTCAAAGCCGCAGCTGATGTTGGTGGACATCACAGAGCTGGGAACCATCAAACTACAGCTGGAAATCGCTTGGAA TCCCTTTGACAGCGGCGAAAAGATGAAGCGGCTGTCGCTCAGTCGGCTCTCGGTGTCCGCCAGAAGGAATCCGCTTCACGGCCGGACAGCAGGACACAGCCCCTCTTTCACTGAAAAGTACTTTCTG GACTCCTCAGAATTTGAGCCACATTCCTTCCCTGCCTTGCCCACTGTGACTattcagcctgctgcagcctcgccctcgcctcctgctgcccctccgGAGACCAGCGTTGGCCAGCACAGGGCCCGGCCCTCAGGATCGGGGCCCAGATATCAGAGCTCAGTAACCTGCTTCCCAGCCAGCCCTGCTCCGAGCAGGAGCTACGAGCTCTGCGGCACAACCTTTTGCACCTGGCGACTATTCTGA
- the LOC130523573 gene encoding RIPOR family member 3-like isoform X2 → MEGRSLQRRRVSLECVCFQAASVQSSFRSKTRTGHRSARMHPWSSREDRAVWPLQLHDVDTVFQVLLRGLREILESQQGEMDFLVSQQRDTKRDSRLAFIYDLEKEIRALERAIRRVEFQLSKVEELYELYCLQWRLCQGVVNMKKAFARSPPTRACRESLLELNRSHRHSLQDISEMERELEILLGELHIKMKGLIGFARLCPGDQYEVTVQLGRQRWRIRGRIKSDDTQSWEEEHMVFLPHIHRNFEIKVMELKGLSWLLVGMVTCASADFFVSKPQLMLVDITELGTIKLQLEIAWNPFDSGEKMKRLSLSRLSVSARRNPLHGRTAGHSPSFTEKYFLSMARRLQEVEGISAAVESASRHDTGGVSPLSYPFNIPDATFLSSNNPQNATRSSTSDVLRKNQAGEPGPGTHNTDQDADVTRDSSEFEPHSFPALPTVTIQPAAASPSPPAAPPETSVGQHRARPSGSGPRYQSSVTCFPASPAPSRSYELCGTTFCTWRLF, encoded by the exons atggagggaagaagCCTCCAGAGACGAAGGGTTTCACTCGAGTGCGTCTGCTTTCAGGCCGCGTCTGTTCAGAGCTCTTTTCGCTCCAAAACCAGGACGGGACACAGATCTGCCAGGATGCACCCgtggtccagcagggaggaCCGAGCCGTctggcctctgcagctccatgaCGTTGACACGGTTTTCCAGGTGCTGCTCAGAGGTCTGAG GGAGATCCTGGAGAGTCAGCAGGGAGAGATGGACTTCTTAGTGTCACAGCAGAGGGACACCAAGCGGGACTCCAGGCTG GCCTTCATTTATGATCTGGAAAAG GAGATACGAGCGCTGGAACGAGCCATTCGAAGAGTGGAATTTCAGCTCAGTAAG GTGGAAGAGCTTTACGAGCTGTATTGTCTTCAGTGGCGGCTGTGCCAGGGGGTGGTCAACATGAAGAAGGCCTTCGCCAGGTCTCCGCCCACCAGAGCCTGCAGAGAAAGCCTGCTGGAGCTGAACCGCAGCCACAGACACAGCCTCCAG GACAtatcagaaatggaaagagagTTGGAGATCCTGCTTGGAGAGCTCCATATCAAAATGAAAG GCCTGATCGGTTTTGCACGTCTTTGTCCCGGAGACCAATATGAG GTGACCGTGCAGCTGGGACGCCAGCGATGGAGGATCAGAGGAAGGATCAAGTCAGACGACACCCAGTCCTGGGAGGAAGAACACATGGTTTTCCTTCCCCATATCCACCGCAACTTTGAGATCAAG gtgaTGGAATTGAAGGGTCTGAGCTGGCTTCTGGTTGGCATGGTGACGTGCGCCAGTGCAGACTTCTTTGTGTCAAAGCCGCAGCTGATGTTGGTGGACATCACAGAGCTGGGAACCATCAAACTACAGCTGGAAATCGCTTGGAA TCCCTTTGACAGCGGCGAAAAGATGAAGCGGCTGTCGCTCAGTCGGCTCTCGGTGTCCGCCAGAAGGAATCCGCTTCACGGCCGGACAGCAGGACACAGCCCCTCTTTCACTGAAAAGTACTTTCTG TCAATGGCACGTCGGCTGCAGGAGGTTGAAGGTATCTCAGCAGCTGTGGAGTCTGCGAGCCGTCACGATACCGGAGGTGTGTCTCCGCTCAGCTACCCCTTCAACATCCCAGACGCCACCTTTCTGTCCAGCAACAACCCTCAGAACGCCACCAG GTCCAGCACATCTGATGTTCTCAGAAAGAACCAGGCAGGAGAACCGGGACCCGGGACACATAATACAGATCAAGATGCGGATGTTACACGG GACTCCTCAGAATTTGAGCCACATTCCTTCCCTGCCTTGCCCACTGTGACTattcagcctgctgcagcctcgccctcgcctcctgctgcccctccgGAGACCAGCGTTGGCCAGCACAGGGCCCGGCCCTCAGGATCGGGGCCCAGATATCAGAGCTCAGTAACCTGCTTCCCAGCCAGCCCTGCTCCGAGCAGGAGCTACGAGCTCTGCGGCACAACCTTTTGCACCTGGCGACTATTCTGA
- the LOC130523573 gene encoding RIPOR family member 3-like isoform X3 codes for MHPWSSREDRAVWPLQLHDVDTVFQVLLRGLREILESQQGEMDFLVSQQRDTKRDSRLAFIYDLEKEIRALERAIRRVEFQLSKWRLCQGVVNMKKAFARSPPTRACRESLLELNRSHRHSLQDISEMERELEILLGELHIKMKGLIGFARLCPGDQYEVTVQLGRQRWRIRGRIKSDDTQSWEEEHMVFLPHIHRNFEIKVMELKGLSWLLVGMVTCASADFFVSKPQLMLVDITELGTIKLQLEIAWNPFDSGEKMKRLSLSRLSVSARRNPLHGRTAGHSPSFTEKYFLSMARRLQEVEGISAAVESASRHDTGGVSPLSYPFNIPDATFLSSNNPQNATRFCKSSTSDVLRKNQAGEPGPGTHNTDQDADVTRDSSEFEPHSFPALPTVTIQPAAASPSPPAAPPETSVGQHRARPSGSGPRYQSSVTCFPASPAPSRSYELCGTTFCTWRLF; via the exons ATGCACCCgtggtccagcagggaggaCCGAGCCGTctggcctctgcagctccatgaCGTTGACACGGTTTTCCAGGTGCTGCTCAGAGGTCTGAG GGAGATCCTGGAGAGTCAGCAGGGAGAGATGGACTTCTTAGTGTCACAGCAGAGGGACACCAAGCGGGACTCCAGGCTG GCCTTCATTTATGATCTGGAAAAG GAGATACGAGCGCTGGAACGAGCCATTCGAAGAGTGGAATTTCAGCTCAGTAAG TGGCGGCTGTGCCAGGGGGTGGTCAACATGAAGAAGGCCTTCGCCAGGTCTCCGCCCACCAGAGCCTGCAGAGAAAGCCTGCTGGAGCTGAACCGCAGCCACAGACACAGCCTCCAG GACAtatcagaaatggaaagagagTTGGAGATCCTGCTTGGAGAGCTCCATATCAAAATGAAAG GCCTGATCGGTTTTGCACGTCTTTGTCCCGGAGACCAATATGAG GTGACCGTGCAGCTGGGACGCCAGCGATGGAGGATCAGAGGAAGGATCAAGTCAGACGACACCCAGTCCTGGGAGGAAGAACACATGGTTTTCCTTCCCCATATCCACCGCAACTTTGAGATCAAG gtgaTGGAATTGAAGGGTCTGAGCTGGCTTCTGGTTGGCATGGTGACGTGCGCCAGTGCAGACTTCTTTGTGTCAAAGCCGCAGCTGATGTTGGTGGACATCACAGAGCTGGGAACCATCAAACTACAGCTGGAAATCGCTTGGAA TCCCTTTGACAGCGGCGAAAAGATGAAGCGGCTGTCGCTCAGTCGGCTCTCGGTGTCCGCCAGAAGGAATCCGCTTCACGGCCGGACAGCAGGACACAGCCCCTCTTTCACTGAAAAGTACTTTCTG TCAATGGCACGTCGGCTGCAGGAGGTTGAAGGTATCTCAGCAGCTGTGGAGTCTGCGAGCCGTCACGATACCGGAGGTGTGTCTCCGCTCAGCTACCCCTTCAACATCCCAGACGCCACCTTTCTGTCCAGCAACAACCCTCAGAACGCCACCAGGTTTTGCAA GTCCAGCACATCTGATGTTCTCAGAAAGAACCAGGCAGGAGAACCGGGACCCGGGACACATAATACAGATCAAGATGCGGATGTTACACGG GACTCCTCAGAATTTGAGCCACATTCCTTCCCTGCCTTGCCCACTGTGACTattcagcctgctgcagcctcgccctcgcctcctgctgcccctccgGAGACCAGCGTTGGCCAGCACAGGGCCCGGCCCTCAGGATCGGGGCCCAGATATCAGAGCTCAGTAACCTGCTTCCCAGCCAGCCCTGCTCCGAGCAGGAGCTACGAGCTCTGCGGCACAACCTTTTGCACCTGGCGACTATTCTGA